The following coding sequences lie in one Gouania willdenowi chromosome 5, fGouWil2.1, whole genome shotgun sequence genomic window:
- the bloc1s1 gene encoding biogenesis of lysosome-related organelles complex 1 subunit 1 has product MLSRLLKEHHVKQNERKDLQERRRREAIAAATCLTEALVDHLNVGVSQAYVNQRKLDHEVKTLQVQASQFSKQTAQWISMVEGFNQALKEIGDVENWARSIEMDMRTIATALEYVHKGHLQSATS; this is encoded by the exons ATGTTGTCTCGTTTACTGAAGGAACACCATGTTAAACAAAATGAGCGGAAAGACCTTCAGG AGAGACGCAGACGTGAAGCTATTGCTGCTGCCACTTGTTTGACAGAAGCTCTTGTAGATCACCTGAACGTTGG tGTTTCTCAGGCATATGTTAACCAACGTAAACTCGACCATGAAGTGAAGACTCTTCAAGTGCAGGCGAGCCAGTTCTCCAAGCAGACTGCTCAGTGGATCAGTATGGTGGAGGGTTTCAACCAGGCTCTAAAG GAAATTGGGGATGTGGAGAACTGGGCCCGCAGTATTGAGATGGACATGAGGACAATTGCTACCGCTCTGGAGTATGTGCACAAGGGGCATCTTCAGTCTGCAACCTCATAA